The proteins below come from a single Streptomyces sp. NBC_01276 genomic window:
- a CDS encoding CAP domain-containing protein — protein MSRSRTPATPSRTEARRKKATRTRIVLSVTAAAAVVAVGVAVADSGGGDRTDRQAVGAASDAGSSKAATDTAGTAPAGSAGASASASASASASPSASASASAGAGPSGAPDSGANGSAAPDDDATRPDSAPDTSGVDRPGKPAQGTTSTKGTGSGGSSGGSSGGSGSGSGSGSGSGSGTVNGDAESAVLALVNKERATAGCGPLTTNAKLSAAARAYSDTMARSGVMSHTGPDGSTMTSRVEAAGYKWSGLGENIARGQSDAAAVMSAWMNSSGHRANILNCSFKEIGIGVHKGDGGPWWTQDFGTAR, from the coding sequence CGCGGCCGCCGCGGTGGTGGCGGTCGGGGTCGCTGTGGCCGACTCGGGCGGTGGTGACCGCACGGACCGGCAGGCAGTCGGAGCCGCGTCCGACGCGGGGTCGTCGAAGGCGGCGACGGACACCGCCGGTACGGCCCCGGCCGGGAGCGCCGGAGCCTCCGCCTCTGCCTCGGCGAGTGCGAGCGCGAGTCCGAGCGCGAGCGCGTCTGCGAGTGCCGGCGCCGGCCCGTCCGGGGCGCCCGACTCCGGCGCGAACGGATCGGCCGCACCCGACGACGACGCCACGCGGCCCGACAGCGCGCCGGACACCTCGGGCGTCGACCGGCCCGGCAAGCCGGCCCAGGGCACCACCTCCACGAAGGGCACCGGCTCCGGCGGCTCCTCCGGCGGCTCCTCCGGCGGCTCCGGATCGGGCTCCGGTTCTGGTTCCGGATCGGGCTCCGGCACGGTCAACGGGGACGCCGAGTCCGCCGTGCTCGCCCTCGTCAACAAGGAGCGCGCCACCGCCGGCTGCGGCCCCCTGACGACCAACGCGAAGCTGAGCGCGGCTGCGCGTGCGTACAGCGACACGATGGCCCGTAGCGGCGTCATGTCGCACACCGGGCCCGACGGGTCCACCATGACGAGCCGGGTGGAGGCGGCCGGCTACAAGTGGTCCGGCCTCGGCGAGAACATAGCCCGCGGACAGAGCGACGCCGCCGCCGTCATGTCGGCCTGGATGAACAGCTCCGGCCACCGCGCCAACATCCTCAACTGCTCCTTCAAGGAGATCGGAATCGGCGTCCACAAGGGCGACGGCGGCCCCTGGTGGACCCAGGACTTCGGCACCGCGAGGTAA